Within the Parus major isolate Abel chromosome 18, Parus_major1.1, whole genome shotgun sequence genome, the region CTCCACGCCCGCTCCCCCCTCTGGCCCTGTCCGTGCACTCCCGGCCATGAACGGCTCGCTGGCGGGCTCTGGGGGGGGCTGGCAGCCCGAGTCCGTCATCATCCCACTCGTGTACCTCGTCATCTTTCTCGTGGGCACGGTGGGCAACAGCCTGGTCCTGGCCGTGCTGCTGCACAATGGGCAGGTGAAGAACACCACCAACCTCTTCATCCTCAACCTGGGAGTGGCTGACCTCTGCTTCATCCTCTTCTGCGTCCCCTTCCAAGCCACCATCTACACCCTGGAGGGATGGGTGTTTGGGCCCTTCATGTGCAAGGCTGTCCACTTCTTCATCTACCTCACCATGTACGCCAGCAGCTTCACCCTGGCCACCGTCTCCCTCGACAGGTAGGAAAGGGAATGGGGGGGGGGCTCCCTGCACCCTGAGGCTCCCCTTCCTCTGGATCCCACCAGGGCAGAGAGGGGACAAAAATCCCCTGGAGCTAAACTCTGACTGCTGTGATCTCTGGGGGAATCAAGGAGCATTTCCCAGTTGATGTGTGCAAGGAAGTGCAACCACCCACTATGAGGTCCTGCAGAGGGCTGGGTGGGGATCCCTGGCCCCAGTGCCCAGATGGAGGAAGCTTTCAGACCCCAAAGCTGTAGGACTGGGATTTATCCACCGGCCCTGGCAGTGAAGTTGggatgaaaaatgagaaagaagcaaagctcagtccctgtgcagctctggctctTCCTGGGATGCACAGAGAGAGCCCCTACCCTCCCAACCATCCCCAGTGAAGCAGGCAGACCTTGAGGAGAAAAAGCACTGGGATGTTTGAGCTGAGACACTGATTTTCTCACCCTCCTCTTCTATTAGCAAAAAACCCCTTTTTGTCCTGATGCTGTCCCTTGTCACAGCGATTATCCCAGGGTGGGTTTTGCTGGGAAGCCTGTTGCTCCTTGCCTGTGCTTTACCTCAGTCCCTGCCTCTGCAAGGGCTGCTGAGTTATGACCCTgggagctcctggtgctgctccacTCAGTGCCCAAAACCTGTGAGATGGGATGTGGGAAGCCCATattgctgtccccagggtggccCTGGAGCCTGGCTGGATGTGTCCTGCTatcccagcacccccaggagcTAAAACACATCCAGGGGCTGCCTCTCCCCCTGTatcccacagagcagagggaacagATGTGTTGAGCAGGGGAGGGCCTGCACAAGCCTCAGATCTGGCTGCAATTAAGGGACCAGCTAATTACAGAACTGAAAAGGGGGGATGTGCTCTCACATGTGCCAGTACAAGGAATGCTGTGTCTGGGGATCCTGGGCACTTGCTCCTGCTTTTGTATCCTCACTGCTCCAATCCGTGCCAGACAGTGATGGTCAAGTGAGGGTCTGCTGGATTAGGGGAGGGACAGAATGGGACCATCCCCATTGTCCCCACAACCACTGCTAAGAGCAGAGCCTGAAGGGGCAGGGGCAGAGAGAGAATGTTCCTCAGTCCTTTGTGCTAAGGAACACCAGGGAATCTGTTGTGTTACTAACTGCCCTGGAAAGCTCAAATCCATTTCTGCCCTCTCTCCAATCTGCTCCTGGCAATGCTGTCTCTGTGCCCTCCCCAGGACTGCAGCCAtgtctctctccctttcccatgCAGGTATTTGGCCATACGATACCCCCTGCACTCCAGGGAGCTGAGGACACCCAGGAACGCCCTCCTGGCCATTTGTCTCATCTGGGGGCTCTCCTTCATCTTCTCGGGCCCTTACCTCAGCTACTACCAGGAGTTCCAGCTGGCCAACCTGACCGTCTGCCATCCCATCTGGGAGATCTCCCAGCGCAAGATCATGGACATCTGCACCTTCATCTTCAGCTACATCATCCCCGTGCTCATCCTGAGCCTCACTTACGTGCGGACTATTCGCTACCTGTGGCGGTCCGTGGACCCTCTCCAAGACATGTCTGAGTCCAAGAAGGCCAAGAGGAAGGTCACCAGGATGATCATCATTGTCGCCATCCTGTTCTGCCTCTGCTGGCTGCCCCATCACCTGGTCATCCTCTGCGTGTGGTTTGGGTACTTCCCCCTCAACCACTCCACGTACGTGCTCCGCATCCTCTCGCACGTCATCTCCTACGCCAACTCCTGCGTGAACCCCATCGTCTACGCCCTGGTTTCCAAACACTTCCGCAAGGGCTTCAAGAAGATCTtcagctgcctcctgcacaAGAAGGCAGCGCACAAGGTGCATGTGGCCCAGGCCACCAACACGGTCAGCACGCTGGAGGCAGAGCTCAGTGAGGTGACCCAGCTGAGCGATGCCCTGCCCGGTCGCTCCGCCGCACGCTGCAGGGTCCCCGCACAGCCCTggggggaggcagagctggtgggacagcagcagagagcagatgGCTCCTCCATCACCTTCAACATCAGCTAGCAGAGCTTCCTCCCATCCCACGGCTTTGCAGTCTCCTGCAGCATTGCAAGCCTGGGGCTGGGCTATGTTTTGGGTTGAAATGGGTCCAGTTGAACCCCTTTCATTCAAATACATCCAGATTTCATAACCGTGATGCTGCTGATACAAACTCAGCCAATAACCAACCAAGGACAGGATTTGCTTCCACCAAGCACTtgctgagagcagagagatCAAGCCCAACAATCCACTGCCATGTGTGAACACCTGTTCCTCTGTCATGGACGAACTTCCTATCGCATCTACACCCAGACCCTGTGAAAAGCTCTGGCCCCTCTGACCAGCAAAGCACCTGGAGTTAATGGGTGCACTTTTAGGGACATTTGGAAAGTCTTGGATTGTTTGTGTCCTAGTTTAGGAGCTGCATCCTGGGGCAGCACTGGGCACAAACCCAGCTCAGGTAGGAAAATCCAGAGTGAAGCACAGGTCACTGAGGACCAAGGGGAGAGAGGTTGTTTGCCAGGGAAGCACAGCCATGGACCCATGGTAGGGGAAGGATTTTAATGCCTTTGGACAGCTTGGGGACAGCTCAGCATCTCAAGCAGGTGAGGAGACAAGCAGGGCACTGCCACTGCTTCCCTGAGGCAGGACAGTCAGGGCTGTgtgagagctgggggtgcccagCGAGCTGGGGAAGCCACAATAAAGCTCCTCTATCCCACCTGCCGTGTCCAGCTCCTTTGAGAAGCCCCACAGCTGCAATAAAGGAGAGGCTGGGGGGTGGTGGGACCTGCTGGATGCAGGGAAGCTGAGGGGGGATGGAGGATGTGGGTGATGCCCAAGCACATCCCTGGAGGggagcactgcagcacagaaacaccACTGCTGAGTGCAGCTGCCCACAAGAGGCTGCTGTGATTCACACTCCCACCTCTTAACCCTGCAAAGGCTCCACGGGTGCCTGAGCCCTGTGACTGCCACCAGCCAAGGGCTCTAAGTGGACACCTTCCTTTTCCTTACCAGAAGAGCATCACCAGACTAGGGTCAAGCCACCCTTTTGAAAACCCCGTagcagagcacaggcagaggTGGTGGTGAAAGTGCAGgggagctgggatgagctgtgcATCCCTACAACTCCCAGCTGCGTACCCCAACAGCCCCCACGAAGGCCATGTCTCTATAAACTGCCATTACAGAGGCTCTGTCTGCAGAGAATGTTGTGAatccccacagcagagctccccaggaCTGCGATGGGTACTTCTGTCCACGGACCCTGGCTCTCCCTGGGGTTCTGGTCCTCACACAGCCCTCTTCCACTCAGCCCCAGTGCTTGgcctttttttcttgagaagCCTTTGACTGTAAatcatttcttttcccctgctgAGTGTTATTATAACCAGGATCTTCCTCTCCCCACAGAGAAGGCCATAAATTGGCCACCTCCTCCTATCAGTAACAGTGATATTTAGTCTAGTCCTGTTCCCGGCATAAGTCACAGAGAGCAGCGTATAAGCAGCTCCATTAATTACATCTGCATTTATCTCCCTGCTCAACCCTTCACATCCAGGGAAAACACTGAAGcagctgcacaaacacagctaAAAGCCTTACTGTCCTTGTGCCCACATCTACCCCTGCTTGGAGAGCCACAGGATCTGACTCCAGTGGACCCCACACACACTGAGGGGTTCAATCCACTCTCCTGGGCAGTTATCAGCTCAGCTTGGGGATGGAGACCCATCACCTCTGCACTGCCCAAGGGCACAGGTCCCTGTGCTGGCATGGCAGGGGGATGCAATATCCACATTTCCCCTGTCAGAAACACTGATTCTGCCCCCATCCATCCCACCCCAACCCTTCCAACAGTGTCCTGAGCCCATGGCTGACCCTGCCCTACCCTGCTAGCTGCTCTAGAGCCACCCCATGACCACTTTGAAGAAACATCCCAGGATACCCCTAACTCAGCTGCCAGCCCAAAACATCACTGTGGCCGTGGGCACCACTGGCACCTGCTTGTTTCTGGTCACAGTTCAGCAATGAGGTCCCACAGGGCGACAGTGGGCTGGGGgcaggctctgcacagctcccagcctggggggctgcacctcactgctgcctccagcacccccaaatcccctctGACATGCACCATGGCTGCTTTCACCctctccaggagcagagagagacTTGGTGATGGTCAGACAGCAAGGTCAGGGCCCTGTGTTGTGGCACATCCCCAACAGCCCCCCTCATTTTATGGATCCTCACCCAGAAATTGGCTCTCACTTGTCTGCAGGCTGTAAGACTGAAACCTGGGCCAGATCATTGCACTGCTTACAGCTAATACAGAATTAGAGATAAAAGCCCCCTCCAGCTTATCTGACACTGTCCCTGCTCATCTGAGGAGGAAACCATTGCCCTCACACCCAGCCCGTGCCTTGATGAGCCCTCCAAGGACAAACACAAGATTTTGCTGCCGTATTGGGAAGGTACTTTCCCCCTCAAATAACAGAGCATATCAGGCCCAGATGGAAAAGACAAGAGCATCAGGATCTGCTGACACACAACACGCTCCCAGCTGAGAGAAATGGGCTCCTGGTCCATTCCCTTGGGAGGTTTTATCTTAAATTAAGAGCACTGCAAGTCCCTGTGTTTCagttaaaatttaataaaagcatatttaacTGGAAGTGAAAAATGAATAGGCTAAACTGAGCTCCCATCAAGCCCAAGAGTGGGCAGGGTGATGAGAAACTCTTGCCTGAAACCTCAGTAAGTGTGAACTTTCCAAACAGATTTATCACTAGGGTTAGAGAAGTTATTTTgatttgtgggtttgttttcaaatacttaCTCTGACAAATTTGCTCTCCAGTCTGAGGAGGCAGCAGGTAGCACCCCCAGACCCTGGCATCACCCCCAGCATGGccactaaaaaataaaaaacatcaaaatgagGCTCTGGCCCCAAATCCTTGGAAATCAGACACAGGTTCCCTGGGTCAGGGCAGAACGGGAGGTGAGGGAATGGTGTCAAACCCCACAGGAGCCTTGGGGGAAGCAAAGGGGGGAAGCAGAGGGGGTTCAGCCTCATCTGTGGCCCCTTGCCATGGTCTCAGCACGACTCCAGGCTCCATTCTCAGCTCTTAGAGGGGCGTGAAGGGCTCATCTGTGAGAGGGTCAGACTGTGCTGGCTGCCATGGTCGTTCTTAATTAACATGTTGCAAACACATTCCTTACCATAAAAAGCCAAGGAGCACACGCAGCCCTCCCCTGGCGCTGCAGTGTTGGAcaccagctcagcctggaggcTCCCCCGCTCCCACCCTGAGGAAGGCGTGGCTCAAAAAACGTGGAAAAAACCTGTTGCTGCTCCCAAAGCAGGTCTGTCTCCCCACATTCATTCCCTTTGCAGGGGAGAGGCAGACAGTGAGGGAATGCTTAGAGCTAGGCTGAGTGGGAGGCTGGATTTAGGGAACAGGGACTAGGTGGCTCAGCTTTCCCTTTAACTCAGAGAAATTAGGGTCTTgattcccagctgggagcagcagaagtTGCCTGTTCCCCTAGGGAATCgccatctccagctcctcctcactgCACAGATATCAATCACCAAGCCCAGTTCTCAGGCCCCAGCAGCCTCTTACCCCCATTCCTTCCTCCAGATGCAGCCAGGGCATCCCTGGGTAGAAACAATGCAGTCAGCTACTGGTGCTGGTAATGGAGTGACCAGAAGGGAGCAGGATATTTTGCATCCCATCTCTGGCTGCATcttccccccagccctggtCTGGTACATCTTTCCTGGAGCAACAGGCTGACAGCAAAGCCTAGAAAGGCCTCTTTTGGTGGGGGCCATGCAGAGACATTCCCAGAGCCTCTGGAGAACAGGATTTGGCCCTTTCTGAGACCCTTGAATGATCTCATGCATTTTTTTTGGCTCTGGTTGGCACCAAATCATCAGGTCAGGGAGGATTTCAGCTCCTGCACACTAAAGCTCAGGTGCTCCAGTAAAGCTGCAGGCAAAGCTCCCCCTCCCATCTTCTGGCTTTCCCTGTGACTGTTCAGGGTGAACTGTCTCACCCTGGGATCAGCTgcaataaaacatgttttacagCTCAGCATGAATTCCATGCACTCTCCTCAAGAAAGAAATTCACATCGGACTGCTGCGGTGTCAGAAACAGATCGAGAAAGATGGAATCCAGCTCCTTCTGGTCAATGTCAGGGTGTGTATCCAGCAGACTCAACACTGCATCAAACACAagtcagcagagctctgcttaTGTATAAAACACTGTCTGGCGCCTGCTGGCTTCCAGAGGCTCTTGAATCTGGCAGAGGTTAGAAACAGCAAGTACAAGATTTCAGGTTTCCACAGACATTTGAGATTtgacagcaggaggaaggtTTCTGCAGGGAGAAACCTTGTGTTGGCACTGTGAGCCTGCATGGTCAGACACATAAAAACAGTCAGGTGCAGTGGTCAAGACTTGAACTCACACTGtggtccagctctgggctggatGAGCCTgtcaaaactgctgtttttcaggCATTTGCTACACCAGGCTGAGGAAGAGGTCAGGGGTTCAGAAAGGGCAGGAGCTGTACCTGAGGAATACCTGTCTGAGGAGACACAGCCACATCCAGGTTCTAACATCCAACAGCTCTTCCACTGCTAGGCTATTCAGACACCAGCAAACACTGCTGTAAACACTGCTCAGGTGAAGGATGGATTTACTCCAaactgcaaagcagcagctaTTGTGAGTGCTCCTCGCCCTATGGAAACCCTGTATTTCAATTGTTACAGGCAAAcaacagagcaggcagcaggagagagggagagtgGAGCAGGAAATGCCTGGCCAGAGACCACAGATAAAACACAGGTGCTCTAATGCTCCGAAAAGCCTTGGTGCAAAGTGTCAGAGTCCATATCAAagcctgccagcactgctccaagGCACATGGGAGAGCAGCACTTGCTCTTCATGTGATGCCCATGGCTTTAACAAAGCAAATGGGCTTGGCTGCTTGCAGGGAAGAGATGCATCAGATATAGGAAGACaggagacaaagaaaaacagGGGTGGGAGGAAGGCACTGAGTGGAAATTGCTATGGGAACACTTACTTTGCTTCAGATCAATAaagagcagcacacagccaggCCACCATGGAGCTCCCTCTGCTTCCACTGCTCTGTCACAGGTCCAGGCCCTGCCATCACCCTCACATGGAACAGAGCACTGACACAGGTCTGGGTTTGGGGTGAAACACCCCTGTAGGAGACTGgactgcagccctgccaggcacccccaaacccccagaATCAGCATTGAGCTCTACCACTGAATGAAATAACAGTTGAGATTgacaatgtaaaaataatttgggattCTACAAAACTGAGATTCCCAAAACCCATCAGGGAAGCAGGTGGCACCATTTGGAGCTCACAGCCTCCTGCCCTTAACAGAAGGGTGGTACACCTATACagggtttttatttgttgtgtatttttctttctttttgtttttaaacacacCCCCCATGTCTGTTGCACATCAAGGCATTAACACAAACCCAGGTGAGGTGGATGTGCCAATACAGGAGCCCACAGGGCAGACTTTGCTTTATCCCATGGATCCAGAGCAAAGACAGTCAGGACTTAGTGTTTCCACAGGTTTATAAATCTGATAAATACAAGTATAACACCCTGCCCACCACAATGGggcaggggagaagggaagggagtcCCAAGGGCTGCTGAGAGAGCAGTGGCTTGTACTTGGCAGCTGGAGAGTTCACAACAGCTGGAAATTTATGCTGATGTGTCAAACAGCTTCTCAATCATCTCCCCCACCTGGTCCACCTGGTATTTGATGTATTTCTCAGGGTTCTTGGTAAAGGGCACATTGCCatatctgcaaaagaaaagaggtGACAAACAACTGGAACACAGCAAAGAGATCCACTGGCTCCTCCTCTGTCACAAATCAGCTCCACTCCAGCACACCCCTCTTGAATGTGACAGAATATCCTGTATAGAGCAAGTGACCTGGTTACAACTGGCCTCACAAGTTTTACATCAGCAGCCCAGGGTTGCTCAGGACTTTGTGCTCACTGACCAAGGAATCGGGGTGACAGCAGATGTCTAAAAATACTCAAGGTCTGCTTGGGCATGTCTGAGTGTGCAAAGTAGAGAAGCTAAGACAGGACAATAGAAAAGTGGCTTGTTCAGACTATCCAAGGCCCCAAAGATCTCAGTAAACCCAAAGGGGAGAGGACAGTGCTGCAGGAGGTCTCACCTGTTCAAGAAGGCACCATAGGTCTCTTTCACAATAGTTTTCTGTGCCCGGCAGATTTTGTCCCGTTGCTCCATGTCTGGGATTGCCCAGGCCTTCTGGATCTTacacagctcctccagcccatcATTGAAACCCTGTCCAGAGAGAAACTCAGTCAGCATCCCATCTGCAATCTCCACACTGAGTCTGATGCTCTTTCCCTCCCCTGCTGATCACCAAGAGGTCTCCTCCTCAGGCAGATCTGTGAGTTCCAATCAACCAGGGGATGTCCTGACTCCATCCACACCTCCTTACCTTAAAGCGCTCCTTTATCATCTGCCTCTCCTTGTCCTTGAGCTGCAACAAGGAGGGAAAGGATCTTATTTTATCTCCAGAAATAAATACCCAACACCAATCTTTGCCCCCAACTCCCCATCCAACCTCAGCAATATCCAGTATTTGGTTTGGATTCCCTCTCCTACAGCAGTGAGGAGAGAGACACAAAGAGCAGCACACCCTACATTCAGCTGAAGTAGGTTTAACAAGGATAATTGACATAAAATAGACTTCTTCATGCTTCCAGCCCTTTccaagggaaaggaaaggtCTCAGGGTTTTGAAAATCCAAAAcagaggcagctgctcaggTGAAGATGTAAGAATGGAGGCAAAGATTAAAAGACTTGGATGAATCCAGGGCAGGGCAGATCAgaaggcactgctgctgtccactTGTGCCAGCCAGTGTTCACTCTGCAGAGTGATACTGGCATGAAATAGAAAGAAggtttttgagaattttttatGACAAAGGAGATGATGTTTCTGGCAACTTCTGTCATGTCAAGCCCATCTTTGCCCATCCTCTCACCTTCACTCCTGGTTGAAAGACAGGCAGGTTTCTCTCCAAGATGTAATCTGTCACCTTCAACCAGCTGCATATGCAATGAGATAGGAGAGAAGCAAAGAGTTACTCACACCTTTACCAGAGCACCTCTGTCATCCCCCAAAGGCCAACTCAGACAACACACACAGCAAAACTTCCCACAGTGACCCAAGTTGGATGAATtgcttggaaacaaaaaaacactctGCTTTGGTTTTAGACAGGTTTCTGGTTTAGGTGAATctctcccactgctccagcagcactggctccCAAAGAGCTCCCAGAGTGACAAAAGCAAGGGAGAGGCAGAGGGTGTCACTGACCTACGCTGGTAGGTCTGGATCTGCTGCTCAATGAGCTCCCTGTAGGACCTCTCAGCTGTCTTCTGTGTCACAGCCACCAGCTGGATCAGCTCAGACCTGGAAGGACAGGAAACCTGAGGAAGCACCTGAGCCAGCTGCTCTCAGGATGGCAGAATTTCAACCCCCCATCAACAAAGTTCCTCTCAGCCCTTCACAAGGAACAAAATTCTCCTTGAAACGTGCAAACTGGGAGACCGAAGCAACTCTGAGTTACTTTCCAAAGCCAAATCCTCAATCCTCCTGAGATCAAAGGATTCTTTAAAACCTAAGGCATTTTCTAATGCTTTTATCTTCTACTCTCAGGTAATGTTTATAATACTGCAAAACCTTATAAGAGGCAGTTTCAAggatggaagaaaaagcagatatGAGACAGGCTAGCAAGTAAATGCTCTCaatgcagagctctgctccaaaACCATCCAGTCAGCCTTGGACTTGAGGGAGATTCACTCAAGACACACACTTACTTCTCCAGAGATTTCAGAATGTAGTTGTAGTTGTTATGCAGAAAAATGGCACTCAGAGCTGGGTCTTCATAAACCTTGGATTTGCTAAGCAGGTTAAGCTGCAGGTTGCCCAGAACTTTGCcttaaagagggaaaaacacagagcaagaaGTTTTGCACTGAAACCTCTTATTATTGACAAAGCAAACCAAGCTGTGGGCCCACAGCAAAGTGAACAGCACAGGCCTGACTGCCTGCACAAAGGCTACAATCACTTAACAGTCCTTACAtagatttttcttcagcaagTCACCAGAGCCTCTCTGCAAACTACTGTCTTCCATGCCTTGGCAATGGATGTGCACTTTGGGTTCAGAGAACTCCCAGAACCTGCCACAATTAAAGCTCAGGTCTCACAAGCTGAAGGCTTCTGAGATCTCCATTGTAACACAAGGAGCAATCACTGATCTCACTTTCTTAAACTCCCCCTTGGCAGCTGGGAGCCTTCATGAGGTTGAAGGTGACAATGGTTTAAGGGAACAGCTCTGTGgtacagagctgctgccctgtgctttgTCCTGTCCTACTCTAACAGCCAAACTCCCAGTCTGACCCTTTTTTCATCCCTCCCATCAGACCAGCACAAATTTGGAAAGATCACATGGAGAAGAGACACAGCCTGTGCTCTTCACCCAGGAATGAGCCCTGTGAAGGTGTGTCCACAGGGAAGAAGTAGGAAAGTGATGCCTTCTAGGGGCTACTTAGAAGCAGAGTCTagacaaaattaagagaataaaaagaagttATACttattgaagggccttcagATACATCTCAAGCAGAAGAAGCCCCCCCAGGGGCTACACCCAAAAATGGATGATGGGTCACAGGTTTTCAtacttttataagtttggtccatttgcatagTGGGGGTTAATcttccaattacagcttcaagtaatgaagtcatttaccccaagtttgctCCTCCCCAACTCacttttgtttacatttctcAGGGCCTGAGATAGTGAGGTATCCTTGATtcccaggcctggagaggaactgttttgtctgaccaaaatgggaaagcagtAGCTAACACTTTATATGGGGTTTAGTTATACACTGAAGAATTGCAGGattacaaatatatgaaaaatactaaagctgaaatcctaaggcatcaaAGGTGTGCATACTCACAGATGTAGGTGCTCAGCAGCCGCCTGCTGAACTCTAAGCTGTAGCTACTGGCTGAGGAGCTGGTCTCTGAAAAGGAAAGTCTTAGGCCAGTTAACATGCCCTGGGAAGAGGGGGGCTGTGTGGTCAGCCTGCCTCTATTCCAACAAGCCTCATCCCTGTTGCTATGGAATTAGCACCCAGTGACAGTAAAATCAGCTCCTGCTTCAGAGCCCACTGTCAGCAGCTCATCCTGGGTGAGGGGGCAAGAGCTCTGCAccctccatccctgtgtccacATCAAGTGTGGAGCAACTCGTCAGAAatctctcctttcctcccaggTGCTCAGGGAACATACTTTTGGTCAGAAAGTCATTAAACTCCTCCCCCCATCCTTCCTCCCAACCTGAAAAGGGTTGGTAAGCACTAGAAACTGGCAATCAGAGAAcaaagagctggagctgttaACAGCAAGCACACAAGAGTAATTGAAACAAGCAGAAGGGCTCTGGAAAGCTTCAGCCATCCCCATGGTTGCTGACAGGGCCTGCCTGGCTCTAGGAAGGGCTGTGCCAGCATGGGAAGCTGCCCCTACAGGCAGCAGTGACTCCAGGCTGGCACAAGCCCCTCTGGAGATGCCTTTCTGCCCTCGAGGGCTTGTGGGCATGGGGCCCACAAGACACGTGGGGTGGCCACCTCCTTCTGCCCCCTCCAGAGAGTTTGGCAGCCAGACCTAGCTCGGGTGGTCCGAGCACCCCATGGGAAAGGCCTCAGGCTCCTGTTGCTGGGAGCTGGACAATAAGGAGCTGAGTGCACTTGGGATAAAGCATGACACCAGCTGGGCCAATCTGCTACCTGTGCCAAAGAGATTCAGTGCCATCAGAGTGTCTTGAGCCTTTTTCAGCTCTTGTGGCATCCCTCATTGTCTGCTGCTGACAAGCCCTCCCTATTCTCTCCAGCCCACTGGCAAGGATTATTTACCCTCTCgttttctcccttttcaatTATGTGTTAATTTATTTACAACTGCTGGAGGATAAAGAATTAACATACATCACCAGGGTCCAAGGCAGTATGAACAGGTAGGTGTGGGTAAGTTTGCTTACCTCTGGGATCTAAAGGAATATTGTATGTGTCCCCAAGAACTACAGAGATtaggcagagcagagagaataGGGGAGggatgagagagaaaaagaaatgaaaaagtgcAAAAAGACAGGTTAGAGACCACCAT harbors:
- the GALR2 gene encoding galanin receptor type 2, coding for MNGSLAGSGGGWQPESVIIPLVYLVIFLVGTVGNSLVLAVLLHNGQVKNTTNLFILNLGVADLCFILFCVPFQATIYTLEGWVFGPFMCKAVHFFIYLTMYASSFTLATVSLDRYLAIRYPLHSRELRTPRNALLAICLIWGLSFIFSGPYLSYYQEFQLANLTVCHPIWEISQRKIMDICTFIFSYIIPVLILSLTYVRTIRYLWRSVDPLQDMSESKKAKRKVTRMIIIVAILFCLCWLPHHLVILCVWFGYFPLNHSTYVLRILSHVISYANSCVNPIVYALVSKHFRKGFKKIFSCLLHKKAAHKVHVAQATNTVSTLEAELSEVTQLSDALPGRSAARCRVPAQPWGEAELVGQQQRADGSSITFNIS